A stretch of the Epinephelus fuscoguttatus linkage group LG2, E.fuscoguttatus.final_Chr_v1 genome encodes the following:
- the tp53bp1 gene encoding TP53-binding protein 1 isoform X2, whose protein sequence is MDPGGSELDSSLPQPENPCLIVEDSQPDSVALEDDPESSYRALLARRLSSLQPTARSPVLELISSPLGSRYSQSDSQSESSQNNNQAEPGVLMAADPSSAFQEESQVINICSPPNKKKCAAEDTEMDSGADSTTHCVQSEGGTSQFGFLELSQSQDLRGEAENSQEEEDIRPQPDSERRTKLAAEQNMSSRTSESQDHKAVRSEVSSSSSLETPGQSGRQLSVQALLHSQSLQASGEKDQQDCQILSSQEDMFDADKTGAAVDSTVSEPEQQSHPTPTPAHTLRLLHLSGQGTLVQESLSQSSVDYVAPTQDNFSHTPLIVPNSPTENEDGADEPMDTSLPPEDRAGEKDEPMETEAASKPHPTASTPVSQNSPGFVLERTLSLPSQPEFSHDMFVPTQSQDAAQQSDKKTVLSPRETQSQQLESAAFTLPLQLSVNTQSSSQVQKASAQIEEDSQATQIEELEEPPGVDTSDSAISQQRSESNGVPSESQTATSSKASTSAESPKHHSECARNELSSLSQKSDVHKKTSLNVENVNVKDSKSESKEASAADVVSCSQTKLDASDVTVNSCVQETPPDTTPHSLPSQSMICQTSPVDVMKTSVDSRKEGDTAKSPSIKSSSQKSGVVGNSQTDKVKQSEVDEEVVVMEEDEEEEGESTMEGGASAMALALSQSQVQSPEPMEEESEDRGEDSVIVLTDSDRDSQLPQNDVTSQSKTNSSQPIRDKVSVSTNGHESQTKKLHTAPDRLSQTEKAGPEPEGLKDKSLSDSSGEISFHFTLPKEGELIGPAVGATPPLINQLKQTLRHSTPIEITSFSEKSGVAGDVSADGAMAASDIVSGESGDDTTDKGDGKLSLRMKLVTPVEEGSSEHFSLQKPALSEEDGSVVKVTTVAKAVTSSPSVFSRVRQVHRQQEAREDSQAGGNTTPVRGELFASPQRSSQASSLGCNSLPNSQSEVLPQEVSAAPQETTKDAPSPAEQTVERRGSPQSPETPTLNRTDGRQRIPQQAADNTITSSPSNKLRQRTVSQQTSFDAPGLRSPAGRGEPESQPFRRATGPSHRRHVRTIQEVRTTVTRIITDVYYEDGKEVDRKVTEENEEPVVDCQVLDSDISPYRTGSSSVTSGDLADISSLSSKASSLQHSSGGTSSSGFTRPDFIMPPSRGVFSPRRGGGHQQRGHRGQRAGSVVTVKSRAFVPLSPRGRARRGRPPSRSSPSRGGGVGSLQRLSAHGLPHSSSEDEPYTRVLPPCLPVSPTDGELPSHSDSLRSSPEEASSVGSSFVGLRVVAKWSSNGYFYSGRIIKDAGEGRFRLRFDDGYECEVAGKDILLCDPIPLETEVTALLEDEYFSIGVVRGHKTEGQDLFYCVERDGQKQWYNRTAVILSLEQGNKLREQHSLGPYEPSTPLAKASDISLDNLVEGKRRRRGAPGAQNTPNRSSSSSPRSPGPSGKRKLMTSEDGRAPAKRGRRGLGARAAQRVGVCNTSGSGTDLPGQSCDVMETHGPLPQNTTLFMGFAFMLTASSEVDRLTNKHTSDDEDDYVETGPYNKAYTESQLQAGGGFVLPDFNEEQCKAAYQSLLIADQHCRTRKYLLCLASGVPCVSHIWVRDCCKENKLLNYRNYLLPAGVGPDEAIVEWHPRCSPFKPLRVLLVFEKPVELWAQLITMGGGSSVRHFQADKDSSDIPAGKYDVVVTDHACPPLVEKNVTSQEVPLVSPEWIIQSVIRGERLGFHSKPQYRHDYSS, encoded by the exons GAGCTGATATCCTCACCACTGGGAAGCAGATACTCTCAGAgtgacagccaatcagagagctcCCAGAACAACAACCAGGCTGAACCCG gCGTTCTCATGGCGGCTGACCCCAGCTCAGCGTTCCAGGAGGAAAGTCAGGTCATAAACATCTGCTCTCCTCCCAACAAGAAAAA ATGTGCAGCAGAAGACACTGAGATGGACTCTGGAGCTGATTCCACCACACACTGCGTTCAGTCTGAGG ggggAACCTCTCAGTTCGGTTTTCTGGAGCTCTCTCAGAGTCAGGATCTGCGTGGTGAAGCAGAGAACAGTCAGGAGGAAGAAGACATCAGACCTCAGCCAGACAGCGAGAGACGCACCAAATTAG CAGCGGAGCAGAACATGAGCTCCAGGACTTCAGAGAGTCAGGACCACAAAGCAGTGAG ATCTGAGGTGAGCTCCAGCAGCTCGTTGGAGACTCCGGGTCAGTCGGGGAGGCAGCTGAGCGTCCAGGCTCTGCTGCACTCACAGAGCCTCCAGGCCTCTGGAGAGAAGGACCAGCAGGACTGCCAGATCCTGTCCTCACAGGAGGACATGTTTGATGCTGACAAGACAG GTGCTGCAGTGGACAGCACAGTGTCAGAGCCGGAACAGCAGAGTCACCCCACCCCGACGCCGGCTCACACCCTGCGACTGCTGCATCTGTCTGGACAGGGAACACTGGTGCAGGAAAGTCTGTCCCA GAGCTCTGTTGACTACGTCGCCCCGACCCAGGACAACTTTAGCCACACCCCTTTAATAGTCCCCAACTCACCAACCGAGAACGAAGACG GTGCTGATGAACCGATGGATACTTCGCTGCCCCCAGAGGACCGAGCAGGAGAGAAAGATGAGCCGATGGAAACAGAAGCTGCCTCTAAGCCACACCCAACCGCCTCTACACCTGTATCCCAGAATTCCCCTGGTTTTGTGTTAGAGCGAACTCTCTCTTTACCGTCCCAGCCAGAGTTCTCTCAT GACATGTTTGTCCCGACGCAGAGTCAGGACGCCGCACAGCAGTCAGATAAGAAGACAGTATTGTCGCCGCGTGAGACGCAGTctcagcagctggagtcagcTGCTTTCACTTTGCCTTTGCAGCTCTCTGTGAACACGCAGAGCAGCAGCCAGGTTCAGAAGGCCTCAGCACAGATTGAGGAGGACAGTCAGGCCACACAGATCGAGGAACTGGAAGAGCCGCCCGGCGTCGACACCAGCGACTCTGCGATTTCACAACAGAGGAGCGAGAGCAATGGCGTCCCTTCAGAATCACAAACTGCAACCAGCTCCAAAGCTTCCACCTCTGCTGAGTCACCAAAGCATCACAGCGAATGTGCCAGGAACGAGCTGTCCAGTCTGTCGCAGAAGTCTGATGTGCACAAAAAGACTTCTCTGAATGTAGAAAATGTGAATGTAAAAGACAGTAAGAGTGAGAGCAAAGAGGCGAGCGCCGCTGACGTGGTGTCCTGCTCTCAAACAAAGCTCGATGCCTCTGATGTGACTGTGAACAGCTGCGTGCAGGAGACCCCACCGGACACCACACCCCACAGTCTGCCCTCACAGTCTATGATCTGTCAGACGTCTCCTGTGGACGTGATGAAGACTTCTGTAGACTCGAGGAAGGAGGGAGACACTGCGAAGAGTCCGTCCATAAAATCATCTTCACAGAAGAGTGGAGTCGTTGGTAACAGTCAAAcagataaagtgaagcagagtgAAGTAgatgaggaggtggtggtgatggaggaggatgaggaggaggagggggagagcaCAATGGAAGGCGGGGCCTCAGCAATGGCCCTGGCCCTCTCTCAGAGCCAGGTGCAGTCTCCGGAGCccatggaggaggagagtgaagaCAGAGGGGAGGACAGCGTCATCGTCCTCACAGACAGCGACAGAGACTCCCAACTTCCTCAGAATGATGTGACATCACAGTCAAAGACCAACAGCTCCCAGCCAATCAGGGACAAAGTGTCCGTCTCCACTAACGGCCATGAGTCCCAGACAAAGAAGTTACACACGGCTCCTGATAGGCTCTCCCAGACTGAGAAGGCGGGGCCTGAACCGGAGGGCCTCAAAGACAAGAGCCTGAGTGACAGCTCGGGAG AAATTTCGTTTCACTTCACACTTCCTAAAGAAGGGGAGCTGATTGGTCCTGCTGTCGGTGCCACGCCCCCTCTAATCAACCAGCTGAAGCAGACGCTGAGACACAGCACTCCCATCG agATCACTTCCTTCTCTGAAAAGTCCGGTGTGGCGGGTGATGTCTCTGCAGACGGGGCGATGGCGGCCAGTGACATCGTGTCGGGGGAGAGCGGGGACGACACGACGGATAAGGGAGACGGGAAGCTGAGTTTGAGGATGAAGCTGGTGACCCCCGTGGAGGAGGGCAGCTCGGAACACTTCAGCCTGCAGA AGCCAGCACTATCAGAGGAGGATGGATCTGTTGTCAAGGTTACCACCGTTGCCAAGGCTGTAACCAG CAGCCCATCGGTGTTCAGTCGAGTCAGGCAGgtgcacagacagcaggaggccAGGGAGGACAGTCAGGCTGGAGGCAAcaccacacctgtcag AGGGGAGCTGTTCGCCTCCCCACAGAGGAGCTCCCAGGCGTCCTCGCTGGGATGCAACAGCCTCccgaacagccaatcagaggttTTACCACAGGAAGTGTCAGCAGCACCTCAGGAGACCACCAAGGATGCCCCCAGCCCTGCTGAGCAGACCGTGGAGAGACGAGGATCGCCTCAGTCTCCAGAGACGCCCACCCTGAACAGGACGGATGGCCGACAGAGGATTCCTCAGCAGGCTGCCGACAACACCATCACCTCCAGTCCGTCCAACAAG CTTCGTCAGCGGACAGTCTCCCAGCAAACCAGCTTTGACGCACCAGGGCTGCGCTCTCCAGCCGGCAGG GGTGAACCAGAGTCTCAGCCCTTCAGAAGAGCCACAGGCCCCTCCCACCGCAGACACGTGCGCACCATCCAGGAAGTGCGGACCACCGTCACGCGCATCATCACAGACGTGTATTATGAGGATGGAAAAGAGGTGGATCGCAAAGTCACGGAG GAGAACGAGGAGCCAGTGGTGGACTGCCAGGTGTTAGACAGCGACATCTCCCCGTACCGCACAGGAAGCAGCTCTGTGACCTCCGGTGACCTCGCTGACATCAGTTCTTTGTCGTCCAAGGCGTCCAGCCTGCAGCACAGCTCCGGAGGAACCAGCAGCAGCGGCTTCACCAGGCCGGACTTCATCATGCCTCCCAGCCGAGGGGTCTTCAG tccCAGGAGGGGAGGCGGGCATCAACAGAGGGGTCACAGGGGTCAAAGGGCAGGGTCAGTGGTCACGGTGAAGTCCCGGGCCTTCGTCCCGCTGTCCCCAAGAGGAAGGGCTAGAAGGGGCCGACCCCCGTCCCGCTCCTCCCCGTCCAG GGGAGGTGGTGTCGGCTCGCTGCAGAGGCTCAGCGCTCACGGCCTGCCTCATTCGTCCTCAGAGGACGAGCCCTACACCCGCGTGCTCCCCCCATGCCTCCCCGTCAGCCCCACAGACGGCGAGCTCCCCAGCCACTCCGACTCCCTCAGGTCTTCGCCGGAGGAGGCGAGCTCGGTCGGAAGCAGCTTCGTCGGGCTGCGGGTGGTGGCCAAGTGGTCGTCCAACGGCTACTTCTACTCAGGCCGCATCATCAAAGATGCCGGGGAGGGGAGGTTCCGCCTGCGGTTTGACGATGGCTACGAGTGTGAGGTGGCGGGGAAAGACATCCTGCTGTGTGATCCCATCCCTCTGGAGACGGAGGTCACCGCTCTGCTGGAGGACGAGTACTTCAGCATAG gtgtggtGAGGGGCCATAAAACGGAGGGGCAGGATCTTTTCTACTGTGTGGAGAGGGACGGTCAGAAGCAGTGGTACAACAGGACGGCGGTCATCCTGTCTCTGGAGCAGGGGAACAAGCTGAGGGAGCAGCACAGCCTCGGGCCCTACGAGCCCTCCACTCCGCTCGCCAAGGCCTCTGACATCAGCCTTG ATAACCTGGTGGAGGGGAAGAGGCGGCGCAGAGGAGCCCCCGGAGCTCAGAACACTCCCAACCGCAGCTCCTCCAGCAGCCCCCGGAGCCCTGGCCCGTCCGGCAAGAGGAAACTGATGACCTCAGAGGACGGCAGGGCGCCAGCCAAGAGGGGCCGCAGGGGCCTGGGCGCCAGAGCTG cTCAGCGGGTCGGTGTGTGTAACACCTCCGGCAGCGGCACAGATCTGCCCGGTCAGTCCTGTGACGTGATGGAGACACACGGCCCGCTGCCTCAGAACACAACTCTCTTCATGGGCTTCGCCTTCATGCTGACCGCCTCATCTGAGGTCGACCGGCTGACCAACAAGCACACCAGCGACGATGAGGACG ATTACGTGGAGACGGGTCCGTATAACAAAGCGTACACAGAGTCTCAGCTGCAGGCGGGTGGAGGCTTCGTCCTGCCAGACTTCAATGAAGAACAG TGTAAGGCAGCGTATCAAAGCCTGCTCATCGCAGACCAGCACTGTCGCACCAGGAAGTACTTGCTGTGTTTGGCGAGTGGTGTGCCGTGTGTGTCGCACATCTGGGTGAGGGACTGCTGCAAAGAGAACAAGCTGCTCAACTACAGGAACTACCTGCTACCCGCCGGCGTCGGGCCGGATGAGGCCATCGTAGAATG